In Solenopsis invicta isolate M01_SB chromosome 1, UNIL_Sinv_3.0, whole genome shotgun sequence, one genomic interval encodes:
- the LOC105201608 gene encoding bromodomain-containing protein 4 isoform X5 has translation MSERNEVKMQQVDTISQNNSTSIPGKASTTPASPAKEPPPRDEPPLEPVNGIVQPPVVPPPNRPGRITNQLQFLQKGVLKPVWKHQFAWPFQQPVDAKKLNLPDYHKIIKKPMDLGTIKKRLENSYYWSGKECIQDFNTMFTNCYVYNKPGEDVVVMAQALEKLFLTKVAQMPKEEVELDPPVPKGPKGKKTGRVGGPGVGAVTPGAGRGRPSSGAAAVTSSVPNSLTPSATSAGTTGVIPMPPLGTQAPVSVPGSTNTTTIAPPSSMGVTPMATHNSLPQQVVPPTTGYHAQPAMDPQTAAAVPPPPQVPATPTVMPPSQPAKLKKGVKRKADTTTPTANAFDPLYAPMDSKNAKIPTRRESGRQIKKPTRQAEDGLVPYHQANMPLMGAMAQQPPHAGVKGKEKLSEALKSCNDILKELFAKKHSPYAWPFYKPVDAELLGLHDYHEIIKKPMDLGTVKTKMDNRQYKTAHEFASDVRLIFTNCYKYNPPDHDVVSMARKLQDIFEMRYAKVPDEPMGSSMVAMKGSSSGSGSSSGGDSSSESDDSVEVERTQKLLELQQELKAMQEQMRKLVEETGKKKNKKKKPDKPKSKPMSNKNSSLVASHTGAMKELMKPSGIPNVSDSVGASIASVAMGAGDLKMPGGIASDLHHQTTAVGPNKTHAAGSLGHHLPTAVNAKPKGKRGPGKAATTANTATKRPKANSRSTGNKKKNTGNQPPPITFDSEDEDNAKPMSYDEKRQLSLDINKLPGDKLGRVVHIIQSREPSLRDSNPDEIEIDFETLKPSTLRELESYVASCLRKKPHKKVSGKSKDEQMAEKKQELEKRLQDVTGQLGNVKKTAKKEDSSKSVDVVGTGGASGPSRLSASSSSSSDSDSSSSSLSSSSTDSSDSEAGNSSNRPHKKKAKKNAPSTGPPPTATVASAPTLNHSGALLMNNQPSANSTGPITKPPVTQPSNISSESGGNNNQQPVAVAAVTTGQNIPVASHASMPAQPSRPTALATAAPVKKPTPTPPPPPPPLPPTTSNPPTPSVSVPTPPPSVTPTNTNSMTASPAVSQQPQQPPASISSFPNANTSVPTDGTNLNQQSDLLQPYNTLASVPTTQSSLDQTLALKKEASFIQTQPTLDQTLALKKESSFIQTSHTTNNTNNNTNLSLPDVKSVSMMPTSNLNLGNINVTNLNMNLSQGLAAHMSMHNQLENMINTTASLTNIQNSHNVTMSQQHSNGFPNTKRGNSPNMLNNNGIPGLNMGMNMGTMSSIFDPLPIVTMPMQISQIALKKEEKPPFREIPISQPQLTQKPMDAGAFFAEMNTLGIPPMGNHTSAQLMPEKKMTPPDSKNSASNFASAFKNKTVEQNVKNASSWSSLAQASSPQSAAAGSSMKSAARDSFQAFKKQAKEKQDRQRALMEQQEMRRQQKEQAERERLMRQENERRREREEEDALDKVRKNIADQQGNVMTATTRAEEVKATTDTDSSSPSHSSSQDKSAAERERLRQREQERRRREAMASHIDMNLQSDLMAAFEESL, from the exons ATGTCGGAAAG AAACGAAGTCAAGATGCAGCAGGTGGACACCATCTCGCAGAACAATTCT ACGAGTATACCTGGCAAGGCTTCAACTACGCCAGCGAGTCCTGCAAAGGAACCGCCTCCACGTGATGAACCACCTCTGGAACCGGTGAATGGCATAGTTCAACCACCGGTCGTTCCACCACCGAATCGTCCAGGACGTATCACGAATCAGttgcaatttttgcaaaaaggtGTTTTGAAGCCAGTATGGAAGCATCAATTTGCCTGGCCCTTCCAACAACCTGTAGATGCGAAAAAACTCAATTTACCA gatTATCACAAAATCATCAAAAAACCAATGGACTTGGGCACAATCAAAAAGCGGCTAGAGAATTCGTATTATTGGAGTGGGAAAGAATGCATTCAGGATTTCAATACCATGTTTACCAATTGTTATGTCTACAACAAGCCAGGAGAGGATGTTGTAGTCATGGCACAAGCTCTCGAAAAATTGTTTCTTACGAAG gTTGCCCAAATGCCGAAGGAAGAGGTGGAATTAGATCCACCTGTTCCGAAAGGACCCAAAGGCAAGAAAACTGGAAGAGTTGGTGGACCAGGAGTAGGTGCAGTAACTCCAGGAGCAGGTAGAGGACGGCCATCTTCTGGTGCAGCCGCCGTTACTTCCAGTGTACCAAATAGTTTAACACCTTCTGCTACATCAGCTGGAACAACAGGCGTAATACCAATGCCACCTCTTGGTACTCAGGCACCAGTTTCGGTACCTGGAAGCACAAATACAACTACCATCGCTCCACCATCAAGTATGGGTGTCACACCGATGGCTACTCACAATTCTCTGCCTCAGCAAGTTGTCCCTCCAACCACGGGTTACCATGCGCAGCCAGCAATGGATCCTCAAACAGCTGCTGCCGTACCGCCACCTCCACAAGTCCCTGCAACACCCACTGTAATGCCTCCGTCACAACCTGCCAAACTCAAAAAAGGAGTTAAAAGAAAAGCTGATACTACAACTCCTACTGCAAACGCGTTTGATCCATTGTATGCACCTATGGATTCCAAGAATGCCAAAATACCTACGAGAAGGGAATCTGGCAGGCAAATTAAGAAG CCAACAAGACAAGCGGAAGACGGCTTAGTGCCATACCATCAGGCCAATATGCCTCTTATGGGGGCAATGGCCCAGCag cctCCCCATGCTGGTgtcaaaggaaaagaaaaattgtctGAAGCACTAAAGTCTTGCaatgatattttgaaagaattattcGCTAAAAAACATTCG CCCTATGCTTGGCCTTTTTACAAACCTGTTGATGCAGAACTTCTAGGCCTTCATGACTATCATGAGATTATCAAGAAACCTATGGATCTTGGTACAGTAAAG ACGAAAATGGATAATCGTCAATATAAAACTGCGCATGAATTTGCGAGTGATGTACGACTTATATTTACTAATTGTTATAAGTATAACCCTCCTGATCATGACGTTGTTTCAATGGCTAGAAAACTACAAGATATATTTGAGATGAG ATATGCTAAAGTTCCCGATGAACCAATGGGTAGCAGTATGGTGGCTATGAAAGGAAGTAGCAGTGGTAGCGGTAGTAGTTCTGGAGGAGATAGTTCTTCCGAGAGTGATGATTCAGTTGAAGTTGAACGTACTCAGAAATTACTTGAATTACAGCAGGAG ttaaaagCTATGCAAGAGCAAATGAGGAAATTAGTAGAGGAGACcggtaaaaagaaaaacaaaaagaagaaaccaGATAAGCCAAAATCAAAGCCAATGAGCAATAAGAACAGCAGTCTTGTTGCCAGTCATACTGGTGCCATGAAAGAACTTATGAAACCGAGTGGGATTCCCAATGTGTCCGACAGTGTTGGTGCTAGTATAGCTAGTGTTGCAATGGGTGCAGGCGATTTGAAAATGCCTGGTGGCATAGCTAGTGATCTTCATCATCAAACTACAGCAGTAGGACCTAATAAGACCCATGCTGCAGGAAGCCTAGGGCATCATTTGCCAACAGCAGTGAATGCTAAGCCAAAAGGTAAACGGGGACCTGGAAAAGCTGCCACAACTGCGAATACCGCAACCAAAAGGCCGAAGGCTAACAGCAGATCTACTGggaacaagaagaaaaatactGGCAATCAACCACCTCCAATCACATTTGATTCAGAAGATGAAGACAATGCTAAACCAATGTCTTATGATGAGAAGAGGCAGCTTAGTTTGGATATTAATAAACTACCAG gtgaTAAATTAGGTCGTGTTGTACACATAATACAGTCTCGGGAACCTTCATTGAGGGATTCAAACCCAgatgaaattgaaattgattttgAGACACTGAAGCCATCGACGCTTAGAGAACTGGAAAGCTATGTTGCATCATGCCTCAGAAAGAAGCCAC ACAAAAAAGTCAGTGGTAAGTCTAAGGATGAACAAATGGCAGAAAAGAAACAAGAATTGGAAAAGAGGTTACAGGATGTAACAGGACAGTTAGGCAATGTCAAGAAAACTGCCAAGAAAG AAGACAGTAGTAAGTCTGTTGATGTAGTTGGAACCGGTGGTGCCAGTGGACCTTCGCGATTGTCGGCGTCAAGCAGTAGTAGCAGTGATAGTGACTCCAGCAGTAGTTCGCTTTCTTCATCAAGTACCGATTCAAGCGACAGTGAAGCAG GAAACTCATCAAATCGTCCACATAAAAAGAAAGCAAAGAAGAACGCACCAAGTACAGGACCTCCACCGACTGCTACCGTAGCATCG GCACCTACCTTAAATCATAGTGGAGCTCTTTTAATGAATAATCAACCATCGGCGAATTCTACGGGACCAATTACAAAGCCACCTGTTACGCAACCAAGCAATATTTCTTCAGAATCAg GAGGCAATAATAATCAACAGCCCGTCGCAGTGGCTGCTGTTACAACAGGGCAAAACATACCTGTCGCGAGTCACGCGTCTATGCCAGCCCAACCGTCACGACCTACAGCTCTGGCTACGGCCGCTCCTGTAAAAAAACCAACACcaacaccaccaccaccaccaccaccactaccaccgaCTACATCTAACCCACCAACTCCGTCGGTCTCTGTACCAACTCCACCGCCTAGCGTCACACCTACAAATACAAATTCTATGACAGCCTCGCCAGCTGTATCTCAACAACCGCAGCAACCACCAGCGTCCATTAGTTCCTTTCCAAATGCAAATACATCCGTTCCCACAGACGGAACAAATTTAAATCAACAGTCTGATCTTTTACAGCCATACAATACTTTAG CTTCGGTGCCTACTACACAGTCCTCCTTGGATCAAACACTTGCACTCAAAAAGGAGGCTTCATTTATTCAAACACAACCCACCTTGGATCAAACACTCGCTCTCAAGAAGGAGTCTTCATTTATCCAAACATCTCATACGAcgaataatactaataataataccAATCTGAGTTTACCGGATGTAAAATCTGTGAGCATGATGCCGACGAGTAATCTGAACTTGGGCAATATTAATGTGACAAACTTGAACATGAATTTGTCGCAAGGATTAGCAGCACATATGTCCATGCACAATCAATTAGAAAATATGATTAATACTACTGCGTCGTTGACTAATATACAGAATTCACACAACGTTACAATGTCGCAGCAGCATTCCAATGGGTTTCCTAATACAAAACGCGGAAATTCACCCAATATGCTGAATAATAACGGCATTCCAGGATTAAATATGGGAATGAATATGGGAACGATGAGTTCGATATTTGATCCCCTTCCTATAGTGACTATGCCGATGCAGATTTCTCAGATTGCtctaaaaaaagaggaaaagccTCCTTTCAGAGAAATACCAATTTCTCAGCCTCAACTGACACAGAAACCTATGGATG CAGGAGCTTTTTTTGCAGAAATGAACACCTTAGGAATACCACCTATGGGTAATCATACCAGTGCTCAATTGATGCCTGAAAAGAAAATGACCCCACCTGATTCGAAAAATTCTGCTTCGAACTTTGCATCCGCCTTTAAGAATAAg ACTGTAGAGCAGAATGTAAAAAATGCATCATCTTGGTCTTCCTTGGCACAAGCTTCAAGTCCTCAATCGGCAGCTGCAGGGAGTAGTATGAAGAGCGCAGCGCGAGATTCATTTCAGGCATTCAAGAAGCAAGCTAAAGAAAAACAGGATAGG cAAAGAGCTCTGATGGAGCAACAAGAAATGCGCAGACAGCAGAAGGAGCAAGCGGAACGAGAGAGATTAATGCGACAGGAGAATGAAAGAAGACGAGAACGAGAGGAAGAAGATGCTCTAGACAAAGTTAGGAAAAATATTGCAGATCAGCAAGGCAATGTTATGACTGCCACGACCAGAGCGGAAGAAGTAAAAGCCACTACTGATACAGATAGCAGTAGTCCGAGTCATTCGTCCAGTCAGGACAAGTCCGCTGCAGAAAGAGAACGTTTGAGGCAACGGGAGCAAGAACGTCGACGACGAGAAGCG ATGGCTAGCCATATTGACATGAACTTGCAGAGCGATTTGATGGCTGCGTTTGAGGAATCTTTATAA
- the LOC105201608 gene encoding bromodomain-containing protein 4 isoform X2 produces the protein MSERNEVKMQQVDTISQNNSLDVEERERLCNIPKTSIPGKASTTPASPAKEPPPRDEPPLEPVNGIVQPPVVPPPNRPGRITNQLQFLQKGVLKPVWKHQFAWPFQQPVDAKKLNLPDYHKIIKKPMDLGTIKKRLENSYYWSGKECIQDFNTMFTNCYVYNKPGEDVVVMAQALEKLFLTKVAQMPKEEVELDPPVPKGPKGKKTGRVGGPGVGAVTPGAGRGRPSSGAAAVTSSVPNSLTPSATSAGTTGVIPMPPLGTQAPVSVPGSTNTTTIAPPSSMGVTPMATHNSLPQQVVPPTTGYHAQPAMDPQTAAAVPPPPQVPATPTVMPPSQPAKLKKGVKRKADTTTPTANAFDPLYAPMDSKNAKIPTRRESGRQIKKPTRQAEDGLVPYHQANMPLMGAMAQQPPHAGVKGKEKLSEALKSCNDILKELFAKKHSPYAWPFYKPVDAELLGLHDYHEIIKKPMDLGTVKTKMDNRQYKTAHEFASDVRLIFTNCYKYNPPDHDVVSMARKLQDIFEMRYAKVPDEPMGSSMVAMKGSSSGSGSSSGGDSSSESDDSVEVERTQKLLELQQELKAMQEQMRKLVEETGKKKNKKKKPDKPKSKPMSNKNSSLVASHTGAMKELMKPSGIPNVSDSVGASIASVAMGAGDLKMPGGIASDLHHQTTAVGPNKTHAAGSLGHHLPTAVNAKPKGKRGPGKAATTANTATKRPKANSRSTGNKKKNTGNQPPPITFDSEDEDNAKPMSYDEKRQLSLDINKLPGDKLGRVVHIIQSREPSLRDSNPDEIEIDFETLKPSTLRELESYVASCLRKKPHKKVSGKSKDEQMAEKKQELEKRLQDVTGQLGNVKKTAKKEDSSKSVDVVGTGGASGPSRLSASSSSSSDSDSSSSSLSSSSTDSSDSEAGNSSNRPHKKKAKKNAPSTGPPPTATVASAPTLNHSGALLMNNQPSANSTGPITKPPVTQPSNISSESGGNNNQQPVAVAAVTTGQNIPVASHASMPAQPSRPTALATAAPVKKPTPTPPPPPPPLPPTTSNPPTPSVSVPTPPPSVTPTNTNSMTASPAVSQQPQQPPASISSFPNANTSVPTDGTNLNQQSDLLQPYNTLASVPTTQSSLDQTLALKKEASFIQTQPTLDQTLALKKESSFIQTSHTTNNTNNNTNLSLPDVKSVSMMPTSNLNLGNINVTNLNMNLSQGLAAHMSMHNQLENMINTTASLTNIQNSHNVTMSQQHSNGFPNTKRGNSPNMLNNNGIPGLNMGMNMGTMSSIFDPLPIVTMPMQISQIALKKEEKPPFREIPISQPQLTQKPMDGAFFAEMNTLGIPPMGNHTSAQLMPEKKMTPPDSKNSASNFASAFKNKTVEQNVKNASSWSSLAQASSPQSAAAGSSMKSAARDSFQAFKKQAKEKQDRQRALMEQQEMRRQQKEQAERERLMRQENERRREREEEDALDKVRKNIADQQGNVMTATTRAEEVKATTDTDSSSPSHSSSQDKSAAERERLRQREQERRRREAMASHIDMNLQSDLMAAFEESL, from the exons ATGTCGGAAAG AAACGAAGTCAAGATGCAGCAGGTGGACACCATCTCGCAGAACAATTCT TTAGATGTGGAGGAGCGAGAAAGGCTGTGTAATATACCGAAG ACGAGTATACCTGGCAAGGCTTCAACTACGCCAGCGAGTCCTGCAAAGGAACCGCCTCCACGTGATGAACCACCTCTGGAACCGGTGAATGGCATAGTTCAACCACCGGTCGTTCCACCACCGAATCGTCCAGGACGTATCACGAATCAGttgcaatttttgcaaaaaggtGTTTTGAAGCCAGTATGGAAGCATCAATTTGCCTGGCCCTTCCAACAACCTGTAGATGCGAAAAAACTCAATTTACCA gatTATCACAAAATCATCAAAAAACCAATGGACTTGGGCACAATCAAAAAGCGGCTAGAGAATTCGTATTATTGGAGTGGGAAAGAATGCATTCAGGATTTCAATACCATGTTTACCAATTGTTATGTCTACAACAAGCCAGGAGAGGATGTTGTAGTCATGGCACAAGCTCTCGAAAAATTGTTTCTTACGAAG gTTGCCCAAATGCCGAAGGAAGAGGTGGAATTAGATCCACCTGTTCCGAAAGGACCCAAAGGCAAGAAAACTGGAAGAGTTGGTGGACCAGGAGTAGGTGCAGTAACTCCAGGAGCAGGTAGAGGACGGCCATCTTCTGGTGCAGCCGCCGTTACTTCCAGTGTACCAAATAGTTTAACACCTTCTGCTACATCAGCTGGAACAACAGGCGTAATACCAATGCCACCTCTTGGTACTCAGGCACCAGTTTCGGTACCTGGAAGCACAAATACAACTACCATCGCTCCACCATCAAGTATGGGTGTCACACCGATGGCTACTCACAATTCTCTGCCTCAGCAAGTTGTCCCTCCAACCACGGGTTACCATGCGCAGCCAGCAATGGATCCTCAAACAGCTGCTGCCGTACCGCCACCTCCACAAGTCCCTGCAACACCCACTGTAATGCCTCCGTCACAACCTGCCAAACTCAAAAAAGGAGTTAAAAGAAAAGCTGATACTACAACTCCTACTGCAAACGCGTTTGATCCATTGTATGCACCTATGGATTCCAAGAATGCCAAAATACCTACGAGAAGGGAATCTGGCAGGCAAATTAAGAAG CCAACAAGACAAGCGGAAGACGGCTTAGTGCCATACCATCAGGCCAATATGCCTCTTATGGGGGCAATGGCCCAGCag cctCCCCATGCTGGTgtcaaaggaaaagaaaaattgtctGAAGCACTAAAGTCTTGCaatgatattttgaaagaattattcGCTAAAAAACATTCG CCCTATGCTTGGCCTTTTTACAAACCTGTTGATGCAGAACTTCTAGGCCTTCATGACTATCATGAGATTATCAAGAAACCTATGGATCTTGGTACAGTAAAG ACGAAAATGGATAATCGTCAATATAAAACTGCGCATGAATTTGCGAGTGATGTACGACTTATATTTACTAATTGTTATAAGTATAACCCTCCTGATCATGACGTTGTTTCAATGGCTAGAAAACTACAAGATATATTTGAGATGAG ATATGCTAAAGTTCCCGATGAACCAATGGGTAGCAGTATGGTGGCTATGAAAGGAAGTAGCAGTGGTAGCGGTAGTAGTTCTGGAGGAGATAGTTCTTCCGAGAGTGATGATTCAGTTGAAGTTGAACGTACTCAGAAATTACTTGAATTACAGCAGGAG ttaaaagCTATGCAAGAGCAAATGAGGAAATTAGTAGAGGAGACcggtaaaaagaaaaacaaaaagaagaaaccaGATAAGCCAAAATCAAAGCCAATGAGCAATAAGAACAGCAGTCTTGTTGCCAGTCATACTGGTGCCATGAAAGAACTTATGAAACCGAGTGGGATTCCCAATGTGTCCGACAGTGTTGGTGCTAGTATAGCTAGTGTTGCAATGGGTGCAGGCGATTTGAAAATGCCTGGTGGCATAGCTAGTGATCTTCATCATCAAACTACAGCAGTAGGACCTAATAAGACCCATGCTGCAGGAAGCCTAGGGCATCATTTGCCAACAGCAGTGAATGCTAAGCCAAAAGGTAAACGGGGACCTGGAAAAGCTGCCACAACTGCGAATACCGCAACCAAAAGGCCGAAGGCTAACAGCAGATCTACTGggaacaagaagaaaaatactGGCAATCAACCACCTCCAATCACATTTGATTCAGAAGATGAAGACAATGCTAAACCAATGTCTTATGATGAGAAGAGGCAGCTTAGTTTGGATATTAATAAACTACCAG gtgaTAAATTAGGTCGTGTTGTACACATAATACAGTCTCGGGAACCTTCATTGAGGGATTCAAACCCAgatgaaattgaaattgattttgAGACACTGAAGCCATCGACGCTTAGAGAACTGGAAAGCTATGTTGCATCATGCCTCAGAAAGAAGCCAC ACAAAAAAGTCAGTGGTAAGTCTAAGGATGAACAAATGGCAGAAAAGAAACAAGAATTGGAAAAGAGGTTACAGGATGTAACAGGACAGTTAGGCAATGTCAAGAAAACTGCCAAGAAAG AAGACAGTAGTAAGTCTGTTGATGTAGTTGGAACCGGTGGTGCCAGTGGACCTTCGCGATTGTCGGCGTCAAGCAGTAGTAGCAGTGATAGTGACTCCAGCAGTAGTTCGCTTTCTTCATCAAGTACCGATTCAAGCGACAGTGAAGCAG GAAACTCATCAAATCGTCCACATAAAAAGAAAGCAAAGAAGAACGCACCAAGTACAGGACCTCCACCGACTGCTACCGTAGCATCG GCACCTACCTTAAATCATAGTGGAGCTCTTTTAATGAATAATCAACCATCGGCGAATTCTACGGGACCAATTACAAAGCCACCTGTTACGCAACCAAGCAATATTTCTTCAGAATCAg GAGGCAATAATAATCAACAGCCCGTCGCAGTGGCTGCTGTTACAACAGGGCAAAACATACCTGTCGCGAGTCACGCGTCTATGCCAGCCCAACCGTCACGACCTACAGCTCTGGCTACGGCCGCTCCTGTAAAAAAACCAACACcaacaccaccaccaccaccaccaccactaccaccgaCTACATCTAACCCACCAACTCCGTCGGTCTCTGTACCAACTCCACCGCCTAGCGTCACACCTACAAATACAAATTCTATGACAGCCTCGCCAGCTGTATCTCAACAACCGCAGCAACCACCAGCGTCCATTAGTTCCTTTCCAAATGCAAATACATCCGTTCCCACAGACGGAACAAATTTAAATCAACAGTCTGATCTTTTACAGCCATACAATACTTTAG CTTCGGTGCCTACTACACAGTCCTCCTTGGATCAAACACTTGCACTCAAAAAGGAGGCTTCATTTATTCAAACACAACCCACCTTGGATCAAACACTCGCTCTCAAGAAGGAGTCTTCATTTATCCAAACATCTCATACGAcgaataatactaataataataccAATCTGAGTTTACCGGATGTAAAATCTGTGAGCATGATGCCGACGAGTAATCTGAACTTGGGCAATATTAATGTGACAAACTTGAACATGAATTTGTCGCAAGGATTAGCAGCACATATGTCCATGCACAATCAATTAGAAAATATGATTAATACTACTGCGTCGTTGACTAATATACAGAATTCACACAACGTTACAATGTCGCAGCAGCATTCCAATGGGTTTCCTAATACAAAACGCGGAAATTCACCCAATATGCTGAATAATAACGGCATTCCAGGATTAAATATGGGAATGAATATGGGAACGATGAGTTCGATATTTGATCCCCTTCCTATAGTGACTATGCCGATGCAGATTTCTCAGATTGCtctaaaaaaagaggaaaagccTCCTTTCAGAGAAATACCAATTTCTCAGCCTCAACTGACACAGAAACCTATGGATG GAGCTTTTTTTGCAGAAATGAACACCTTAGGAATACCACCTATGGGTAATCATACCAGTGCTCAATTGATGCCTGAAAAGAAAATGACCCCACCTGATTCGAAAAATTCTGCTTCGAACTTTGCATCCGCCTTTAAGAATAAg ACTGTAGAGCAGAATGTAAAAAATGCATCATCTTGGTCTTCCTTGGCACAAGCTTCAAGTCCTCAATCGGCAGCTGCAGGGAGTAGTATGAAGAGCGCAGCGCGAGATTCATTTCAGGCATTCAAGAAGCAAGCTAAAGAAAAACAGGATAGG cAAAGAGCTCTGATGGAGCAACAAGAAATGCGCAGACAGCAGAAGGAGCAAGCGGAACGAGAGAGATTAATGCGACAGGAGAATGAAAGAAGACGAGAACGAGAGGAAGAAGATGCTCTAGACAAAGTTAGGAAAAATATTGCAGATCAGCAAGGCAATGTTATGACTGCCACGACCAGAGCGGAAGAAGTAAAAGCCACTACTGATACAGATAGCAGTAGTCCGAGTCATTCGTCCAGTCAGGACAAGTCCGCTGCAGAAAGAGAACGTTTGAGGCAACGGGAGCAAGAACGTCGACGACGAGAAGCG ATGGCTAGCCATATTGACATGAACTTGCAGAGCGATTTGATGGCTGCGTTTGAGGAATCTTTATAA